One window from the genome of Acuticoccus sp. I52.16.1 encodes:
- a CDS encoding DUF1624 domain-containing protein codes for MSDGRPALAADGDAPTASPRRRILWLDAARGVAIVAMVIYHGSFDLMFFGHVDWPVTTSPLWRGFAAGIASTFLFLVGVSLVAAHARGIRWRPFLTRLAWVAGGAAVVTLGTAYAMPVPIYFGILHAIALFSLLALPFVRAPVALTAAVALAVFALPHVWRDAVFEAPWAYPLGLAPQMPITFDYEPVFPWFAVTLLGVIVGRVVRLVPGRGRAGPVWEAIAVLGRWSFPIYLLHQPVLFGIFMGLAMLSNG; via the coding sequence GTGAGCGACGGGCGGCCCGCCCTCGCGGCCGACGGCGACGCGCCCACCGCGTCCCCGCGGCGGCGCATCCTGTGGCTCGACGCGGCGCGCGGCGTCGCGATCGTCGCCATGGTGATCTACCACGGCTCGTTCGACCTCATGTTCTTCGGCCATGTCGACTGGCCGGTGACCACCAGCCCGCTGTGGCGCGGCTTCGCGGCCGGCATCGCGTCCACCTTCCTCTTCCTCGTCGGCGTCAGCCTCGTCGCGGCGCATGCGCGCGGCATCCGCTGGCGTCCCTTCCTCACGCGGCTCGCCTGGGTGGCGGGCGGCGCGGCAGTCGTCACCCTCGGGACGGCCTATGCGATGCCGGTGCCGATCTACTTCGGCATCCTGCACGCCATCGCCCTCTTCAGCCTCCTGGCGCTCCCCTTCGTGCGGGCGCCGGTCGCCCTCACCGCGGCGGTGGCGCTCGCCGTCTTCGCCCTCCCGCACGTGTGGCGCGACGCCGTCTTCGAGGCGCCGTGGGCCTACCCGCTCGGCCTCGCCCCGCAGATGCCGATCACCTTCGACTACGAGCCCGTCTTCCCCTGGTTCGCGGTGACGCTGCTGGGCGTCATCGTCGGCCGCGTGGTCCGGCTGGTGCCCGGCCGGGGGCGCGCCGGGCCGGTCTGGGAGGCGATCGCGGTGCTGGGGCGGTGGAGTTTCCCCATATACCTGCTGCACCAGCCGGTGCTGTTCGGCATTTTCATGGGCCTTGCGATGTTGAGCAACGGCTGA
- a CDS encoding LysR family transcriptional regulator, which produces MDWDKLRVFHSAARKGSFTHAGEELGISQSAVSRQVHALEQQVGVALFHRHARGLLLTEQGEKLFRTTSGIARELQAVEGALVDSRDRPRGVLRVTTTMGLGTTWLSSRIGDFVETYPEVQLLMIFDDNELDIGMREADIAIRWRQPTQPDLVQRRLFTVHFHVYASHEYIAKFGSPGTLEELDGHRLVTFGPNPPAYLRDLNWLEIAGRSADDPRQSAVRISNMPAMKHAIAGGAGIGVLPDFIVETDADSLVRLDLGAEAPTYDLYFVYAEELRSSARVQAFRDFIVEKAERWRY; this is translated from the coding sequence ATGGACTGGGATAAGCTGAGGGTTTTCCACTCTGCCGCGCGCAAAGGTAGTTTCACGCACGCCGGCGAGGAACTCGGCATCAGCCAGTCGGCCGTCAGCCGTCAGGTACATGCGCTCGAGCAACAGGTCGGCGTGGCGCTGTTTCATCGCCACGCCCGCGGCCTCCTGCTGACGGAACAGGGCGAGAAGCTCTTCCGTACCACGTCGGGCATCGCTCGCGAGTTGCAGGCGGTCGAGGGTGCGCTGGTCGATTCGCGCGACCGGCCGCGCGGCGTGCTGCGCGTCACCACCACGATGGGCCTCGGCACCACGTGGCTGTCGTCGCGCATCGGCGACTTCGTGGAGACCTACCCCGAAGTCCAGCTCCTGATGATCTTCGACGACAACGAGCTCGACATCGGCATGCGCGAGGCGGACATCGCCATCCGCTGGCGCCAGCCGACGCAGCCCGACCTGGTGCAGCGCCGCCTCTTCACCGTGCATTTCCACGTCTACGCTTCGCACGAGTACATCGCCAAGTTCGGCTCTCCGGGCACGCTCGAGGAACTCGACGGGCACCGCCTCGTCACCTTCGGCCCCAACCCGCCCGCCTATCTGCGCGATCTCAACTGGCTGGAGATCGCCGGGCGCTCGGCGGACGACCCGCGCCAATCGGCGGTGCGCATCTCCAACATGCCGGCCATGAAGCACGCGATCGCCGGTGGCGCCGGCATCGGCGTCCTGCCCGACTTCATCGTCGAGACCGACGCCGACAGCCTGGTGCGGCTCGATCTCGGCGCCGAGGCGCCGACCTACGACCTCTACTTCGTCTACGCCGAGGAGCTGCGCTCGTCGGCCCGCGTGCAGGCGTTCCGCGATTTCATCGTCGAGAAGGCCGAGAGGTGGCGGTACTGA
- the trxB gene encoding thioredoxin-disulfide reductase, which produces MSDTEQNIVRTKLLIIGSGPAGYTAAIYAARAMLEPVLVAGIQPGGQMTITTDVENYPGFADVIQGPWLMEQMREQAEHVGTRMMYDHLTAADLSQRPFRFEADSGKIYVADAVILATGAQAKWLGLPTEEQFKGYGVSACATCDGFFYRGKNVLVVGGGNTAVEEALYLTHHADKVTLVHRRDTLRAEKILQDRLFAHPKIEVVWNAEIAEVTGDHDPLGVTGARLRDTVTGEEKEVKTDGVFVAIGHAPATELIADQLRLRPSGYVWTAPDSAATSVEGVFAAGDVTDETFRQAVTAAGMGCMAALEAERWLAANPARANETLAA; this is translated from the coding sequence ATGAGCGATACCGAGCAGAACATCGTCAGGACCAAGCTTCTGATCATCGGCTCCGGCCCGGCCGGCTATACCGCCGCCATCTATGCCGCGCGTGCCATGCTCGAACCCGTGCTCGTGGCCGGCATCCAGCCGGGCGGGCAGATGACCATCACCACCGACGTGGAAAATTATCCGGGCTTCGCCGACGTCATCCAGGGCCCCTGGCTGATGGAGCAGATGCGCGAGCAGGCCGAGCACGTCGGCACCAGGATGATGTACGATCACCTGACGGCCGCCGACCTCTCCCAGCGCCCGTTCCGCTTCGAGGCCGACAGCGGCAAGATCTACGTCGCCGATGCGGTGATCCTCGCCACCGGCGCGCAGGCCAAGTGGCTGGGCCTTCCCACCGAGGAGCAGTTCAAGGGCTACGGCGTCTCCGCCTGCGCCACGTGCGACGGTTTCTTCTACCGGGGCAAGAACGTCCTCGTGGTGGGCGGCGGCAACACGGCCGTGGAAGAGGCGCTCTACCTCACCCACCATGCCGACAAGGTGACCCTCGTTCATCGCAGAGACACGTTGCGCGCGGAAAAGATCCTGCAGGATCGGCTGTTCGCGCATCCGAAGATCGAGGTGGTGTGGAACGCCGAGATCGCCGAGGTGACCGGCGACCACGATCCGCTCGGCGTCACCGGCGCGCGGCTTCGCGACACGGTGACCGGCGAGGAGAAAGAGGTGAAGACGGACGGCGTCTTCGTCGCCATCGGGCACGCCCCGGCGACGGAGCTGATCGCCGACCAGCTCCGGCTCCGCCCGTCCGGGTATGTTTGGACGGCGCCGGACTCCGCGGCGACCTCGGTCGAAGGCGTGTTCGCCGCCGGGGACGTGACGGACGAGACCTTCCGCCAGGCGGTCACCGCCGCGGGGATGGGATGCATGGCCGCGCTGGAAGCGGAGCGGTGGCTCGCCGCCAATCCGGCGCGGGCGAACGAAACACTCGCGGCCTGA
- a CDS encoding ELM1/GtrOC1 family putative glycosyltransferase encodes MDPSGRSSTRPSQEYCTQRDHPEPPCCLIVSAQGKIGHHRQAVAIARRLSLPYSALVAEEFPLPPRLAPEIVLVIAAGRQSLSPARAISHLCAPRPFVLALQPVLWRPRDFDMIWAPRHDRRRVDALLPPRFETLTAPSAVTAEDLARGSAALRPLLPARPGGVVGVLVGGTAARQRFEPADAAAFGRALAAFAARHDCVLAVGTSRRTGPAATAALTDALAATPHHLVASDAPESAVSYAGILALADAFIVTADSVAMLSDAATTGKPILGWRIGRGKARFESFYSSLIEYGAMRWFDGDFPRWSYIPLDAAGAIADALRPRLGLSNVAAQHK; translated from the coding sequence TTGGATCCTTCAGGTCGTAGCTCAACCCGCCCTTCGCAAGAATATTGTACACAACGTGATCACCCTGAACCTCCCTGCTGCCTCATCGTTTCGGCACAGGGCAAGATCGGGCATCACCGACAGGCAGTCGCCATCGCACGGCGTTTGTCACTTCCATATAGTGCGCTCGTTGCCGAAGAGTTCCCTCTGCCGCCTCGGTTGGCGCCAGAAATCGTTCTCGTCATTGCGGCCGGGCGACAGAGTCTGAGCCCCGCGCGGGCGATCTCGCACCTTTGCGCGCCGCGCCCGTTCGTCCTCGCGCTGCAACCCGTCCTGTGGCGCCCGCGCGACTTCGACATGATCTGGGCGCCGCGTCACGACCGGCGCCGGGTCGACGCCCTGCTCCCGCCCCGGTTCGAGACGCTGACCGCCCCCTCGGCCGTCACCGCCGAGGATCTGGCGCGAGGGTCGGCGGCGCTGCGCCCCTTGCTGCCGGCGCGTCCGGGCGGCGTCGTCGGCGTGCTCGTCGGCGGGACGGCGGCGCGCCAGCGCTTCGAGCCGGCGGACGCCGCCGCGTTCGGCCGCGCGCTCGCCGCCTTCGCCGCGCGGCACGACTGCGTCCTCGCCGTCGGCACCTCGCGCCGGACCGGCCCCGCCGCGACCGCCGCTCTCACCGACGCGCTGGCCGCCACCCCTCATCATTTGGTCGCGAGTGACGCGCCGGAAAGCGCCGTGTCCTACGCTGGAATCCTCGCCCTGGCGGACGCGTTCATCGTCACCGCCGACTCCGTCGCGATGCTGAGCGACGCGGCGACGACCGGCAAACCGATCCTCGGATGGCGAATCGGTCGTGGAAAAGCCCGATTCGAATCCTTTTATTCCAGTTTGATCGAGTACGGTGCGATGCGCTGGTTTGATGGGGATTTTCCCCGTTGGTCCTATATTCCATTGGACGCCGCCGGTGCCATCGCCGACGCGTTGCGCCCCCGGTTGGGGTTGTCCAATGTTGCAGCGCAGCACAAATAG
- a CDS encoding Lrp/AsnC family transcriptional regulator encodes MKVRLDTVDWKILAALQSNGRMTNVELARRAGISAPPCLRRVRALEQNGIITGYRTLIDEKELGYDLTAFAFVGLKNQTEAELLKFEEQLRAWPIVRDAWMVSGEVDFVLFCITETLRSFQNFIIETLTSAENVESVRTSLTIRQSKSEPRVPMPGQEVADPVAV; translated from the coding sequence ATGAAAGTTCGCCTCGACACCGTAGATTGGAAGATCCTAGCCGCGTTGCAGAGCAACGGGCGCATGACCAACGTGGAGCTGGCGCGCCGCGCCGGTATCTCCGCGCCGCCCTGTCTACGCCGCGTCCGTGCTCTCGAGCAAAACGGGATCATCACCGGGTATCGCACCCTGATCGATGAGAAGGAGCTCGGGTACGACCTGACCGCCTTCGCCTTCGTCGGCCTGAAGAACCAGACCGAAGCCGAACTCCTGAAGTTCGAGGAGCAGCTGCGTGCCTGGCCGATCGTGCGCGACGCCTGGATGGTGTCGGGGGAGGTCGATTTCGTCCTCTTCTGCATCACCGAGACGCTGCGTTCGTTCCAGAACTTCATCATCGAGACGCTGACCTCCGCCGAAAACGTGGAGAGCGTGCGCACGTCTCTGACGATCCGCCAGTCGAAATCCGAGCCCCGCGTACCGATGCCGGGGCAGGAAGTGGCCGACCCCGTCGCCGTCTAG
- a CDS encoding PAS domain-containing protein encodes MSRPEADAFRYIAKALGAEFAGDMPDEFDPSPLARLSTDVLLNRWDKPKGSMLDVAPVDAKARDLLERMPVAALVIVNDDVAFINRAAVVLFGYTSANILEAAGGMGALFAGGGPGRPGGMPLRTAGGRTFGARVTMATIEWSGERAMLLTAMPDEMHVAEVPATTCAPGRDLLMEVLDANPAPIALVTRGGHIELCNRAFDALAPLQAKARLEDRLTAADLEHVFDVMSLSFLLADGQARTTKAVAIGSARYTVSVGALRDGQLSVLVFHKQLTADDVLPMFPPVPGEGRAETMPEAATPFTAPDPAWVPDLALRDFDADARANDDGAPEPQAAAEDDAIAGTPLFRAVCDVRRLVRDAAFLVVTEEDEAVATPAAPAAVAEVNLLRMVLLTLAMRGDAHAVLTLRRDGERILIDVPAAPTRALERVAESDRVAEAAIAAEREVTVRMDGRVTIAPLELPEDMAAPPAAAIIDFAR; translated from the coding sequence ATGTCACGACCCGAAGCCGACGCGTTCCGGTACATCGCCAAGGCGCTCGGCGCGGAGTTCGCCGGCGACATGCCGGACGAGTTCGACCCCAGCCCCCTCGCCCGCCTGTCCACCGACGTGCTGCTCAACCGTTGGGACAAGCCGAAAGGCTCGATGCTCGACGTCGCGCCGGTCGACGCGAAGGCGCGCGACCTCTTGGAGCGGATGCCGGTCGCCGCGCTGGTGATCGTCAACGACGACGTCGCCTTCATCAATCGCGCCGCGGTGGTCCTGTTCGGCTACACCTCCGCCAACATCCTGGAGGCGGCGGGCGGAATGGGCGCGCTCTTCGCCGGCGGCGGGCCGGGGCGGCCGGGGGGGATGCCGCTGCGCACCGCCGGCGGGCGGACCTTCGGCGCACGCGTCACCATGGCGACGATCGAGTGGAGCGGCGAACGGGCGATGCTGCTGACCGCGATGCCCGACGAGATGCACGTCGCCGAGGTCCCCGCGACGACATGCGCGCCCGGGCGCGACCTCCTGATGGAGGTGCTCGACGCCAACCCCGCCCCCATCGCGCTCGTGACCCGCGGCGGCCATATCGAGCTGTGCAACCGCGCCTTCGACGCGCTGGCGCCGTTGCAGGCCAAGGCGCGGCTGGAGGACCGGCTCACCGCGGCCGACCTCGAGCACGTGTTCGACGTGATGAGCCTGTCCTTCCTGCTGGCGGACGGGCAGGCGCGCACCACGAAGGCGGTGGCGATCGGGTCCGCGCGCTACACCGTCAGCGTCGGCGCGCTGCGCGACGGGCAGCTCTCCGTCCTGGTCTTCCACAAGCAGCTCACCGCCGACGACGTGCTGCCGATGTTCCCGCCCGTGCCCGGCGAAGGCCGCGCGGAGACGATGCCCGAGGCCGCCACCCCCTTCACCGCGCCGGACCCCGCCTGGGTGCCCGACCTCGCCCTGCGCGATTTCGACGCGGACGCGCGCGCCAACGACGATGGCGCCCCCGAGCCGCAGGCCGCCGCCGAGGACGACGCCATCGCCGGCACGCCGCTGTTCCGCGCCGTGTGCGACGTGCGCCGCCTGGTGCGGGACGCCGCCTTCCTCGTCGTAACGGAAGAGGACGAAGCCGTCGCGACGCCTGCCGCGCCGGCGGCGGTCGCCGAGGTGAATCTTCTTCGGATGGTTCTGCTGACGCTGGCGATGCGCGGCGACGCGCACGCGGTGCTGACCCTGCGGCGCGACGGTGAGCGCATCCTCATCGACGTCCCGGCCGCGCCGACGCGGGCGCTGGAACGGGTGGCCGAGTCGGACCGTGTGGCCGAGGCGGCGATCGCCGCGGAGCGTGAGGTGACGGTGCGGATGGACGGCCGCGTCACGATCGCACCGCTGGAACTGCCCGAGGACATGGCGGCCCCGCCGGCGGCGGCGATCATCGACTTCGCCCGCTGA
- a CDS encoding phasin has product MSINENIPTPDTIANEAFKAADQATDQFASALPGYDAPKMVREMAEQGISTARQMYENARNAAEEATDMMEDTYETARKSFTELNLKLIDQAQANTDRVFAFAKEVAGAKTVSEAVELQTKFAREQFEAFASQAREMQETAQKLASETSGPMKEAWERATHKFNA; this is encoded by the coding sequence ATGTCGATCAACGAAAACATTCCGACCCCGGATACCATCGCGAACGAGGCGTTCAAGGCTGCCGATCAGGCGACCGACCAGTTCGCGTCTGCCCTTCCGGGGTACGATGCCCCCAAGATGGTCCGTGAGATGGCTGAGCAAGGCATCTCCACGGCCCGCCAGATGTATGAAAATGCCCGCAACGCCGCAGAGGAGGCGACTGACATGATGGAAGATACCTACGAAACCGCTCGGAAGTCGTTCACCGAGCTGAACCTGAAGCTGATCGATCAGGCCCAGGCCAACACCGATCGCGTCTTCGCTTTCGCGAAGGAAGTTGCCGGCGCCAAGACCGTGTCGGAGGCCGTCGAGCTGCAGACCAAGTTCGCGCGTGAGCAGTTCGAGGCTTTCGCCTCGCAGGCCCGTGAGATGCAGGAGACCGCGCAGAAGCTCGCCTCCGAGACCTCGGGCCCGATGAAGGAAGCCTGGGAGCGCGCGACGCACAAGTTCAACGCGTAA